A window from Vulpes vulpes isolate BD-2025 chromosome 9, VulVul3, whole genome shotgun sequence encodes these proteins:
- the STAB1 gene encoding stabilin-1 isoform X5: MCWRSQGASRHAGGGRWRARRSRSLTTASWVPTVGQASSRPGWNRPSSPLGLNRPTPLLWGSHARSLLQRTIGQILASTEAFSRFETILENCGLPSILDGPGPFTVFAPSNEAVDKLRDGRLIYLFTAGLSKLQELVKYHIYSHGQLTIEKLISKGRVLTMANQVLAVNISEEGRILLGPDGVPLRRVDVLAANGVIHMLEGILLPPTILPILPKHCSEEKHEMVAGSCVDCQALNTSTCPPNSIKLDIFPKECVYTHDPTGLNVLKKGCASYCNQTILKPGCCKGFFGPDCAQCPGGFSNPCYGKGNCSDGVQGNGACLCFPDYKGIACHICSNPNKHGDRCQEDCGCVHGLCDNRPGSGGVCQHGTCAPGFSGRFCNESTGNCGPSEQAQNCHPHARCISQGGIARCVCLDGFEGDGFSCTPSNPCSRPDRGGCSENAECVPGALGTHHCTCHKGWSGDGRVCVAIDECELDARGGCHADALCSYVGPGQSRCTCKLGFAGDGYVCSPIDPCRAGNGGCHDLATCRPVGGGQRVCTCPSGYGGDGFSCYGDIFRELEANAHFSVFYQWIKSAGLTLPTGSRVTALVPSESAIRRLSPADQAFWLQPRALPQLVRAHFLQGAFSEEELAQLGGQDVATLSPTTRWEIHNISGRVWVQNASVDVADLLATNGVLHVLSQVLLPLRGSVPQGQGLLQQLDLVPAFRLFRELLQHHKLVSQIEAATAYTIFVPTNRSLEAQGNSSSLDADTVRHHVILGEALSHEALQKGGHRNSLLGPAHWLVFYNHSGQPEVNHVLLEGPMLEAPGRSLFGLSGVLTVGSSRCLHSHAESLREKCVNCSRRFRCSQGFQLENTPKKSCIYRSGYSFSRGCSYTCAKKIQVPDCCPGFFGTLCEPCPGGQGGVCSGHGQCQDRLLGSGECRCHEGFHGTACEMCELGRYGPTCAGVCDCAHGLCQEGLQGDGSCVCNVGWQGPRCDQNITAPQCPMKCDPNANCVQDSAAAPACVCAAGYSGNGINCSEVDPCAHDHGGCSPHANCTKVAPGQRTCTCQDGYTGDGELCQEVNNCLIHHGGCHMHADCISTGPQQVSCSCREGYSGDGIRTCELLNPCSQNNGGCSPYAVCKSTGDGQRTCTCDAAHTVGDGFTCRARVGLELLRDRHASFFSLHLLEYKELKGDGPFTVFVPRADLMTNLSQDELARIRAHHQLVFRYHVVGCRQLSVQELLEEGYVTTLSGHPLRIHEREGSVYLNDFARVVSSDHEAVNGVLHFIDQVLLPPDVLHWEPDAAPVVRKNVTVAAESFGYKIFSGLVKMAGLLPLLQDASHRPLTMLWPTDAALQALPPDRQDWLYHEDHRDKLAAILRGHVIRNIEALASDLPNLGPLRTMHGTPISFSCSRARPGELTVGEEDAHIVQRHLLFEGGVAYGIDQLLEPPGLGARCDRFETRPLRLKFCSICGLEPPCPEGSQEQGSPEACWRYYSKFWTSPPLHSLALRSIWARSSLWGQPQGLSRGCHRNCVTTTWKPSCCPGHYGSECRACPGGASIPCSGHGVCMDGMSGSGQCQCHSRFTGTACELCASGAFGPQCQACHCTSHGRCDEGLGGSGSCFCDEGWTGPSCEVQLKLQPVCAPPCAPQARCRADNSCECGLGYEGDGRTCTVVDLCRYWHGGCSQHASCSQVGTVVTCTCLPDYEGDGWSCRARDPCADGRRGGCSEHADCLSTGPNTRRCVCHAGYVGDGLQCMEEPEPPVDRCLGQPPPCHVDAVCTDLHFQEKQAGVFHLQAPGGRYGLNFSEAEAACVAQGAVLASLPQLSAAQKLGFHLCFLGWLANGSAAHPVVFPAADCGGGQVGVVSLGIRKNRSECWDAYCYREQDVACRCRHGFVGDGTSMCNGKLLDVLAATANFSTFYGMLLGYANATPRGLDFLDFLDDELTYKTLFVPVNEGFLDNMTLSGPDLELHASNTTFLSTNASQDTVLLAHSGLSLVFSAVGPDNSSWAPVAPGAVVVSHVVVWDIMAFNGIIHALARPLLAPLQPRAVVAPEAPPVMAGVGAVVAAGALLGLVAGAFYLRARGKATGFGFSTFQAEDDAEEDFSPWQEGTSPTLVSVPNPVFGSHDAFCEPFDDSLLEDDFPDTQRILAVK; this comes from the exons ATGTGCtggaggagccagggagccagcaGACACGCAGGTGGTGGACGCTGGCGGGCCAGGAGATCACGGTCACTTACAACCGCTTCATG GGTGCCAACAGTGGGCCAGGCCAGTTCCAGGCCAGGCTGGAACagaccctcctcccctctggggCTGAACCGGCCAACCCCTCTTCTCTGGGGCTCTCATGCTCGTTCCTTGCTACAGAGAACCATTGGCCAGATCCTTGCCTCTACGGAGGCCTTCAGCCGCTTCGAAACCATCCTGGAG AACTGCGGCCTGCCCTCCATCCTGGATGGGCCGGGGCCCTTCACAGTCTTCGCCCCAAGCAACGAGGCCGTGGACAAGTTGCGTGACGGCCGCCTGATTTACCTCTTCACAGCA GGTCTGTCCAAGCTGCAGGAGCTGGTGAAGTACCACATCTACAGCCATGGCCAG CTGACCATTGAGAAGCTCATCTCCAAGGGTCGGGTCCTTACCATGGCAAACCAGGTCCTGGCTGTGAATATCTCCGAGGAG GGGCGCATCCTGCTGGGACCCGACGGGGTTCCGCTACGGAGAGTGGATGTGCTGGCTGCCAATGGCGTGATCCACATGCTGGAAGGCATCTTGCTGCCCCCGACCATCCTGCCCATCCTGCCTAAGCACTGCAGTGAGGAGAAGCACGAGATGGTGGCG ggctcctgTGTGGACTGCCAAGCCCTGAACACTAGCACGTGCCCCCCCAACAGCATAAAGCTG GACATCTTCCCCAAGGAGTGTGTCTACACCCACGACCCTACTGGGCTCAACGTCCTGAAGAAAGGCTGTGCTAGCTACTGCAACCAGACCATCCTG AAACCTGGCTGCTGCAAAGGGTTTTTTGGGCCCGACTGTGCCCAGTGTCCTGGGGGCTTCTCCAACCCCTGCTATGGCAAAGGCAAC TGCAGTGATGGGGTCCAGGGCAATGGGGCCTGCCTCTGCTTCCCAGACTACAAGGGCATCGCCTGCCACATCTGCTCCAATCCAAACAAGCATGGAGACCGGTGCCAGGAAG ACTGTGGCTGTGTCCACGGTCTCTGTGACAACCGTCCGGGCAGCGGGGGGGTGTGCCAGCACGGCACATGTGCCCCAGGCTTCAGCGGCCGCTTCTGTAATGAGTCCACGGGAAACTGTGGGCCCTCGGAACAGGCCCAGAACTGCCACCCACACGCCCGCTGCATTAGCCAGGGGGGCATCGCCAG GTGTGTCTGTCTTGATGGCTTTGAGGGCGACGGCTTCTCCTGCACGCCCAGCAACCCCTGCTCCCGCCCAGACCGTGGTGGCTGCTCAGAAAAT GCCGAGTGTgtccccggggccctgggcaCCCACCACTGCACGTGCCACAAGGGCTGGAGCGGGGACGGCCGCGTCTGTGTGGCCATTGACGAGTGCGAGCTGGATGCAAGAGGCGGCTGTCACGCCGACGCCCTCTGCAGCTATGTGGGACCTGGGCAG AGCCGGTGCACCTGCAAGCTGGGGTTCGCAGGAGATGGCTACGTGTGCAGTCCTATTGACCCCTGCCGGGCAGGCAACGGTGGCTGCCACGACCTG gccacctGCCGGCCAGTGGGGGGAGGTCAGCGGGTCTGCACATGCCCCTCTGGCTATGGGGGTGATGGCTTCAGCTGCTATGGAGACATCTTCCGG GAGCTGGAGGCAAATGCCCACTTCTCCGTCTTCTACCAGTGGATCAAG AGTGCTGGCCTCACTCTCCCTACTGGCAGCCGAGTCACAGCCCTGGTGCCCTCTGAGTCTGCCATCCGTAGGCTGAGCCCCGCGGACCAGGCCTTCTGGCTGCAGCCAAGGGCGCTGCCACAACTGGTCAG GGCCCATTTCCTTCAGGGTGCCTTCTCTGAGGAGGAGCTGGCCCAGCTGGGTGGGCAGGATGTGGCCACCCTGAGCCCGACCACACGCTGGGAGATTCACAACATCAGTGGG AGGGTCTGGGTGCAGAACGCCAGCGTGGATGTGGCTGATCTCCTCGCCACCAACGGTGTCCTACACGTCCTCAGCCAG GTCTTGCTGCCGCTGCGGGGGAGCGTGCCGCAAGGCCAGGGGCTGCTGCAGCAGCTGGAcctggtgcctgccttccgcctcTTCCGGGAGCTGCTGCAG CACCACAAGCTTGTGTCCCAGATTGAGGCCGCCACGGCCTACACCATCTTCGTGCCCACAAACCGCTCTCTGGAGGCCCAGGGCAACAGCAGCAGCCTG GATGCAGACACCGTGCGACACCACGTGATCCTGGGGGAGGCACTCTCCCATGAAGCCCTGCAGAAGGGGGGACACCGCAACTCACTCCTGGGCCCTGCCCACTGGCTCGTCTTCTACAACCATAGTGGCCAG CCCGAGGTGAACCACGTGCTGCTAGAAGGCCCCATGCTGGAGGCCCCTGGGCGCTCACTGTTTGGCCTGTCGGGGGTCCTGACTGTGGGCTCAAGCCGCTGCCTGCACAGCCACGCAGAGTCCCTGCGG gagAAATGCGTAAACTGCTCCCGGAGATTCCGCTGCAGTCAGGGCTTCCAGTTGGAG AACACCCCCAAGAAGAGCTGTATCTACAGATCCGGCTACTCCTTCTCCCGGGGCTGCTCTTATACATGTGCCAAGAAGATCCAG GTGCCCGACTGCTGCCCCGGCTTCTTCGGCACACTGTGTGAGCCATGCCCGGGGGGTCAGGGGGGTGTGTGCTCGGGCCACGGGCAGTGCCAGGACCGGCTCCTGGGCAGTGGGGAGTGCCGCTGCCACGAGGGTTTCCACGGAACGGCCTGTGAGATGTGCGAGCTGGGCCGCTATGGGCCTACCTGTGCCGGAg TCTGTGACTGTGCCCACGGGCTGTGccaggaggggctgcagggggatGGCAGCTGTGTCTGTAACGTGGGCTGGCAGGGCCCCCGCTGTGACCAGA ACATCACTGCCCCTCAGTGCCCGATGAAGTGTGACCCCAATGCCAA CTGCGTACAGGACTCGGCTGCGGCCCCGGCCTGCGTGTGTGCCGCGGGGTACTCGGGCAACGGCATCAACTGCTCAG AGGTGGACCCTTGTGCTCATGACCATGGGGGCTGCTCCCCCCATGCCAACTGCACCAAGGTGGCACCAGGGCAGCGGACATGCACCTGCCAGGATGGCTACACAGGAGACGGGGAGCTATGCCAGG AAGTCAACAACTGTCTCATCCACCATGGGGGCTGCCACATGCACGCCGACTGTATCTCCACAGGCCCCCAGCAG GTCTCCTGCAGCTGCCGTGAGGGTTACAGTGGGGATGGCATCCGGACCTGTGAACTCCTGAACCCTTGCTCCCAG AATAATGGAGGCTGCAGTCCCTATGCTGTGTGCAAAAGCACAGGGGATGGCCAGAGGACGTGCACCTGTGATGCGGCCCACACCGTGGGTGATGGCTTCACCTGCCGTGCCCGTGTCGGCCTG GAGCTCCTTCGGGACAGGCATGCCTCATTCTTCAGCCTCCACCTCCTG GAATACAAGGAGCTCAAGGGTGATGGGCCTTTCACAGTTTTTGTGCCTCGTGCAGATCTAATGACCAACCTGTCCCAG GATGAGCTGGCCAGGATTCGCGCCCATCACCAGCTCGTGTTCCGCTACCACGTGGTGGGCTGCAGGCAGCTGAGCGTCCAGGAGCTGCTGGAGGAGGGCTATGTCACCACGCTGTCGGGGCACCCGCTGCGCATCCACGAGAGGGAG GGCAGTGTCTACCTCAATGACTTCGCGCGGGTGGTGAGCAGTGACCACGAGGCGGTGAACGGCGTCCTGCACTTCATCGACCAAGTCCTGCTGCCTCCTGACGTGCTACACTGGGAGCCAGACGCTGCCCCTGTCGTGCGG AAAAACGTCACCGTGGCCGCTGAGAGCTTCGGTTACAAGATCTTCAGCGGCCTGGTGAAG ATGGCTGGACTCTTGCCCCTGCTTCAGGATGCGTCCCATAGGCCCCTCACCATGCTGTGGCCCACAGACGCTGCCCTGCAAGCCCTGCCGCCTGACCGCCAGGACTGGCTGTACCATGAGGATCACCGGGACAAGCTGGCAGCCATTCTGCGGGGCCATGTGATTCGCAACATTGAG GCCTTGGCATCTGACCTGCCCAACCTGGGCCCACTCCGCACGATGCACGGGACCCCCATCTCCTTTTCCTGCAGCCGTGCCCGGCCG GGTGAGCTCACAGTGGGTGAGGAGGATGCCCACATCGTGCAGCGGCACCTGCTCTTTGAGGGTGGTGTGGCCTATGGCATCGATCAGCTGCTGGAGCCACCTGGCCTTGGTGCTCGCTGTGACCGCTTTGAGACTCGGCCGCTGCGGCTG AAGTTCTGCAGCATTTGCGGGCTGGAGCCACCTTGTCCTGAGGGCTCACAGGAGCAG ggcagccCCGAGGCCTGCTGGCGATACTACTCAAAGTTCTGGACGTCCCCTCCACTGCACTCTTTGGCACTGCGCAGCATTTGGGCCCGGTCCAGCCTCTGGGGCCAGCCCCAAGGCCTGAGCAGGGGCTGTCACCGCAACTGCGTCACCACTACCTGGAAGCCCAGCTGCTGCCCTGGTCACTATGGCAGTGAGTGCCGAG CTTGCCCTGGTGGTGCCAGCATCCCCTGCAGTGGCCATGGTGTGTGCATGGATGGCATGAGTGGCAGTGGGCAGTGTCAGTGCCACTCAAGGTTTACAGGGACAGCATGTGAACTCTGTGCTTCGGGTGCCTTTGGGCCCCAGTGCCAAG CCTGCCACTGCACCTCCCATGGCCGCTGTGATGAGGGCCTTGGGGGCTCCGGCTCCTGCTTCTGTGATGAGGGCTGGACCGGGCCGAGCTGTGAGGTGCAGCTGA AGCTGCAGCCCGTGTGTGCCCCGCCCTGCGCACCCCAGGCCAGGTGCCGCGCAGACAACAGCTGCGAGTGCGGTCTGGGCTATGAAGGGGACGGTCGCACATGCACAG tgGTGGACCTGTGCCGGTACTGGCACGGCGGCTGCAGCCAGCACGCCAGCTGCAGCCAAGTAGGCACCGTGGTCACCTGCACCTGCCTGCCTGACTACGAGGGCGACGGCTGGAGCTGTCGGGCCCGTGACCCCTGTGCCGACGGCCGCCGAGGGGGCTGCAGTGAGCACGCGGACTGCTTGAGCACTGGCCCT AACACGCGGCGCTGTGTGTGCCATGCCGGCTACGTGGGTGACGGACTGCAGTGCATGGAAGAGCCGGAGCCGCCTGTGGACCGCTGCCTGGGCCAACCACCACCCTGTCACGTGGATGCTGTGTGCACTGACCTCCACTTCCAGG AGAAGCAGGCCGGTGTCTTCCACCTCCAGGCCCCCGGTGGTCGTTATGGCCTGAACTTCTCGGAGGCCGAGGCGGCATGTGTGGCCCAGGGAGCTGTTCTTGCTTCTCTTCCTCAGCTCTCGGCTGCCCAAAAG CTGGGCTTCCACCTGTGCTTCCTGGGCTGGCTGGCCAATGGCTCAGCTGCCCACCCGGTCGTCTTCCCTGCGGCAGACTGTGGTGGTGGTCAGGTAGGCGTCGTCAGCCTGGGCATCCGGAAGAACCGCTCGGAGTGCTGGGACGCCTATTGCTACCGCGAGCAAG ATGTGGCCTGCCGGTGCCGCCATGGTTTTGTGGGTGACGGGACAAGCATGTGCAACGGGAAGCTCCTGGATGTCCTGGCGGCCACAGCCAACTTCTCCACCTTCTATGGG ATGCTGCTGGGCTACGCCAATGCCACCCCTCGGGGCCTTGACTTCCTGGACTTTCTGGACGATGAGCTCACCTACAAGACACTCTTCGTTCCTGTCAACGAAGGCTTCCTCGACAACATG ACACTGAGTGGCCCGGACCTGGAGCTGCATGCCTCCAACACCACATTCCTGAGCACTAATGCCAGCCAGGATACTGTGCTCCTTGCCCACTCAGGCCTCAGCCTCGTCTTTAGTGCTGTAGGCCCTGACAACAGTTCCTGGGCCCCCGTG GCCCCAGGGGCAGTTGTGGTCAGCCATGTCGTCGTGTGGGACATCATGGCATTCAATGGCATCATCCATGCTCTGGCCAGGCCACTCTTGGCACCCCTGCAGCCT CGGGCGGTGGTAGCACCGGAGGCTCCACCTGTGATGGCAGGCGTGGGAGCCGTGGTAGCTGCTGGAGCACTGCTTGGCCTAGTGGCGGGAGCCTTCTACCTCCGTGCTCGAGGCAAGGCCACGGGCTTTGGCTTCTCTACCTTCCAG GCAGAAGATGATGCTGAGGAGGACTTCTCCCCCTGGCAGGAAGGGACCAGCCCAACCCTGGTCTCTGTCCCTAACCCAGTCTTTGGCAGCCACGATGCCTTTTGTGAGCCCTTTGAT GACTCACTCCTAGAGGACGACTTCCCCGACACTCAGAGGATCCTCGCGGTCAAGTGA